From Streptomyces sp. NBC_01460, a single genomic window includes:
- a CDS encoding zinc-dependent metalloprotease → MSDTPFGFGLPPEEPEDGDEGKKKDPTGGGQGSGGPANPFAFGPGAGGDNPFAAMFGSMNPNDLGAAFQQLGQMLSYEGGPVNWDMAKQIARQTVSQGTTDGSKDASVGPAERSSVDEALRLADHWLDGVTSLPSGSVSTVAWSRAEWVEASLPAWQQLVDPVAERVGLAMGDVLPEEMQAMAGPLIGMMRSMGGAMFGQQIGQAVGVLAGEVVGSTDIGLPLAPAGKAALLPLNVERFGKDLSVPQDEVRLYLALREAAHQRLFAHVPWLRSHLFGAVEAYARGIKVDTSKLEDVVGQFDPSQPEQLQDALQQGMFQPEDTPEQKASLARLETALALVEGWVDAVVHEAAKSRLTSADALRETMRRRRASGGPAEQTFATLIGLQLRPRRLRDASRLWASLTDARGVDGRDGLWEHPDMLPTAQDLDDPDGFVHHEQLDFSELDKMLGEAAKGSPKLPAEEQGKGEEPEDGPESDGKDDTGR, encoded by the coding sequence ACGGCGACGAAGGCAAGAAGAAGGACCCCACCGGTGGTGGGCAGGGCTCGGGCGGGCCGGCGAACCCGTTCGCCTTCGGGCCCGGCGCGGGCGGGGACAACCCGTTCGCCGCGATGTTCGGCTCGATGAACCCGAACGACCTGGGTGCGGCCTTCCAGCAGCTCGGCCAGATGCTGAGCTACGAGGGCGGTCCGGTCAACTGGGACATGGCCAAGCAGATCGCCCGCCAGACGGTGTCGCAGGGCACCACGGACGGCAGCAAGGACGCGAGTGTCGGTCCGGCGGAGCGGTCCTCCGTCGACGAGGCGCTGCGTCTCGCCGACCACTGGCTGGACGGCGTGACGTCGCTGCCCTCGGGTTCCGTCTCGACGGTGGCCTGGAGCCGCGCCGAGTGGGTGGAGGCGTCCCTCCCCGCCTGGCAGCAGCTGGTGGACCCGGTGGCCGAGCGCGTCGGCCTCGCCATGGGCGATGTCCTGCCCGAGGAGATGCAGGCCATGGCGGGCCCGCTGATCGGCATGATGCGGTCGATGGGCGGCGCCATGTTCGGCCAGCAGATCGGGCAGGCCGTGGGCGTGCTCGCCGGCGAGGTCGTCGGCTCGACCGACATCGGCCTCCCTCTGGCGCCCGCGGGCAAGGCCGCACTGCTTCCGCTGAACGTCGAGCGGTTCGGCAAGGATCTGAGCGTGCCGCAGGACGAGGTGCGGCTCTACCTGGCGCTGCGCGAGGCGGCCCACCAGCGGCTCTTCGCCCATGTCCCGTGGCTGCGCTCGCACCTGTTCGGCGCGGTCGAGGCCTATGCGCGCGGCATCAAGGTCGACACCAGCAAGCTCGAGGACGTCGTCGGTCAGTTCGACCCCTCGCAGCCGGAGCAGTTGCAGGACGCACTCCAGCAGGGCATGTTCCAGCCGGAGGACACCCCGGAGCAGAAGGCGTCGCTGGCCCGTCTGGAGACGGCCCTCGCCCTCGTCGAGGGCTGGGTGGACGCCGTGGTGCACGAGGCCGCGAAGTCGCGGCTGACCTCGGCGGACGCGCTGCGGGAGACGATGCGCAGGCGCCGGGCCTCCGGCGGTCCCGCCGAGCAGACCTTCGCCACGCTCATCGGGCTCCAGCTGCGGCCGCGCAGGCTGCGGGACGCCTCCCGGCTGTGGGCCTCGCTCACGGACGCCCGGGGCGTCGACGGCCGTGACGGCCTGTGGGAGCACCCGGACATGCTGCCGACCGCCCAGGACCTGGACGACCCCGACGGTTTCGTGCATCACGAGCAGCTGGACTTCTCCGAGCTGGACAAGATGCTCGGCGAAGCCGCGAAGGGCTCCCCGAAGCTCCCGGCCGAGGAGCAGGGCAAGGGCGAAGAGCCCGAGGACGGCCCGGAGAGCGACGGCAAGGACGACACCGGCCGGTGA